CTGTGCGAGGGCGGACGCCGTGATGATGAACCAACCCAAGACCTCCGCTATCGCTTTTTTGAGTTTTTTGCATGGAAATACCTCGCTTGAGATCGCGTCAAACCTTCCCCGGCGGGGCTAAAGCCCGCACTGATAGACTATGCCCGGCTGTGCCGGTCAAAAACCACTGGAAAAAGTGGTATCTTTCAAAAGGAAAATTCTCACCCCTCAAGGCAAAGCACCCCGGAACGACTTTTTCAACGATCTCAGCCTGAACGTTTTCGGCAGGGATTAATCTGACTCGCTTCAAAATAATTGCTATACGAAATCTCCCAGCGAACATCATTTACCCGGTTTTTTTGGTTGTTTTTTGCAGCGATTCAGGCAGCTTTTTTCGACGGAATTATCTCAGCATAACACCACCGGTGTTATTGGCTTTCTCCGTCCCTCCGGCGTGGCTTCCCCGCGCCCGCCCCCGCGCTCGCTCTCGCGCTTGCCCTCGCGAAGCGGGGCAAGCGGGGTTCGAAGCCGGGGTCTGGTATTTATCTACGATTTGCTGGATGCCGGCTGATTTTTCACCCCCGGCGAACAACACGCCCGGGGCGGGCGCCGGCATGACAATCGCCAGTTAGGTGATATTTAAAAATCCAATCGGTTGTTTTGTTTTGAGAGCGGTTTTTACGAAAGGACAGTCCACAATTTTGTTTTTTTTCACCCCGAACCTCTTGACTTAAGCTTCAATCGGCATACACTGTAGATACTTCATGAAAGCTCGGACGCTCCTGAGAATCAGGTGCGGGCGGCTTCAAACGAAAACCCGGTTTGCGCGCCCACATCCGTGCGATGGTACGGTTCGGGCAATGGATACCGAGGAATCGGTAAAACCGGTGGAGTGGTTTGAAGGGACGCCTGTCAGCTGTTCCCCGGCAGGGGATTCTCAGGATCAGCTTCTCCGGGCTTTCTGTTTTACACCGCAATCACCGAAAATCTCACCCTGAACGCAGGCCCCCCAGCCCGGTTACCAGGCGGGCACGAGCCCGTCTTTGTGGTTTATTCGTCGGGGAGCGGGTCGGCCAAGGGTCATATCACTCGACCAAATTCGAAGCTTTTTTCATTATCATCCGACGGCCGCGGCCGGAACGGGATTTTCCAACTTAAGGAAGAAAGCCCTCACGAACAGGATCGCCGCCGCATAGAGAACGGCAGTGGCGACGAACAGCGGCGGGAACCCCCACCGCCCCTGGATAAATCCGGAAAGGAACGGACCGACCGCCCATCCCCCCTGCAAAGCCATTTGAATCAGGCTGCTGGCCAAACCGCGCTTTCCCTCCGCGGTTTGTTCCATGCAAAACGAGGAATACAAGGGAATCGACATGTTCATCATCCCGGCCCGGAAGAAGAACGCCGCCGCCGCAACCGGAAACCATGGGCTGAAACCCAGGACCAGGAGGAAGACCAGCGACCCGGCCTGTGTGGCGATGATCGCCCGGATCCTCGACCCCAGCCGTCCGGCCACCCACGGCGAGAGGAAGGTCGCCGACCCGGTGCAAACGGCGGAAACCGAGAAGATCATCCCGAGGAGGGAATCGGAAACGGAGAAACGCTGCCGCAAGAACAAGTTCAAATACGGGATTAACATCGCCGCGCCGAGGCCGATCAGCAGGTTGGGGGTGATCATTTTCAGCAACAGATTCTTTTCCCCCGCACTCCAAACAGGGGCTCCCCCTTCCGCAAAGGAAGGCGCAGAGCCGGACGCGGACGGGACGTGCTTCATCATCAATAGCGGCGCCAGCGCCAGAAATCCGCAAATCGCTCCGACCAGGAGGACCGTCCGATAGGATTCCGCGCTTCCCGGCTCCAGGTTGAATAGGGCATTAAAACCGGCCGGCAATTGGCCGGCGATCAGGCTTCCCGCCGCCCCCGCCAGAATCTGCAAGCCGACGTTGGTGGAAAACAGCAGCGGGCGTTCTCCGGCGCCGGAATGCTTCATCAGGAACGGATTGACGCTTAGGTAGAACAGACAACTCCCCGCGCCCGTCAACGCCATTCCGGCAAGCAGGACCGCCGGGGAAGCGGCGAACAGCATCCCGCAAAAACCGGCATACGCCGACGCAATCCCCAGGAGCATGCTTTTTTGGAATCCCACCCGGTCCGCGAACCTCCCGAGCGGGATGCCCAGCGCCAGAGTCGCGACAGCGGGCGCGGAATTCGCCAGTCCCAGGAAATCCAACCCGTATCCGCGGGCGAGGATGTAGAAATTCAAAAACAGCTGGAGGAAAGCGACGGCGACGCCGTCCAGGAAAACGGCCAGGATCAGGAGTCGCGCGCTGCGCTGAAAGGAGGCAAACGGGAAGAACGGACTTCCGTCTGCGAAGCGTTCACCGCCCATCTCACAAAGGTTTGGCGTGGAGGAAAATGGTGCGGACCTTCTCGATCGCGCGATGCGGCTCTGTGAACAGCACGGCTTGGATCCCGATCCGGCGGGCGCCGTCCACGTTTTCCGCAAAATCGTCGAAGAACAGCGCTTCTTCGGGGAAGAGGCCTAGGCGTTCCAGCGCAAGGCGGAAGATCTTTTCTTCGGGCTTGCGGCATTTTTCCGCGGCCGAGAAGAGAATTGCATCGAACGTCGCCGGATTGACCCACTTGGCCATCGCCGCCGGCGCACCCGGCCATCCGTTGCTGATCACGCCGGTGCGGATGCGGGAGCGGAGCCTGCGGATGAAGGCCAGTAGATTCTCGTCCCAGCGGTCCCCGGCGAAGAAATCTTCGCGCAGTTCCGCCAGCAGCTGCGGGCCGAGGTTCAAGGACCTTCCAACC
This portion of the Anaerolineales bacterium genome encodes:
- a CDS encoding HAD family phosphatase, yielding MPIRAVFFDIGGVLLRTEDPEPRRRWEQRLGLPSGELARLVFENPAARRATVGEAAEKDVWCEVGRSLNLGPQLLAELREDFFAGDRWDENLLAFIRRLRSRIRTGVISNGWPGAPAAMAKWVNPATFDAILFSAAEKCRKPEEKIFRLALERLGLFPEEALFFDDFAENVDGARRIGIQAVLFTEPHRAIEKVRTIFLHAKPL
- a CDS encoding MFS transporter, producing the protein MGGERFADGSPFFPFASFQRSARLLILAVFLDGVAVAFLQLFLNFYILARGYGLDFLGLANSAPAVATLALGIPLGRFADRVGFQKSMLLGIASAYAGFCGMLFAASPAVLLAGMALTGAGSCLFYLSVNPFLMKHSGAGERPLLFSTNVGLQILAGAAGSLIAGQLPAGFNALFNLEPGSAESYRTVLLVGAICGFLALAPLLMMKHVPSASGSAPSFAEGGAPVWSAGEKNLLLKMITPNLLIGLGAAMLIPYLNLFLRQRFSVSDSLLGMIFSVSAVCTGSATFLSPWVAGRLGSRIRAIIATQAGSLVFLLVLGFSPWFPVAAAAFFFRAGMMNMSIPLYSSFCMEQTAEGKRGLASSLIQMALQGGWAVGPFLSGFIQGRWGFPPLFVATAVLYAAAILFVRAFFLKLENPVPAAAVG